A window of Oncorhynchus nerka isolate Pitt River linkage group LG4, Oner_Uvic_2.0, whole genome shotgun sequence contains these coding sequences:
- the LOC115128254 gene encoding enolase-phosphatase E1-like encodes MVAGMGMPLADLRAIYELLFRDGVMVAKKDRRPQCMHPEIQGVANLKVIRAMGSLKSKGFVRETFAWKHSYWYLTNEGIVYLRDYLRLPPEIVPSSLQRVRRPASTLNMMRRASRGVVQTVEGPPFYAPKPRVGKESQQGMIDRQGYRHKRGLPGEEEASGVRLAMRFRGSYQGHGRGAVGEPGAETQTFFRRGQGFHREQQRVPEEGQRRDFAPRGPAYPPPLEARPVRSPAPAGDVKPFVPEVPAPAPIKQEKTKEVAVLVPFAEIIEPVFIPAVEPEAPALELGKVVEEVTVEEVSFEAPMPVEEAEPQKEEITAVEAAEVLSDVWEQEEPKPVVEEIKEAAEKAPEPEVGEAIKEEVLKATAPVEEFEEEPKQSTEGSAEESIQEVEDVVEKVTATEMVVVEEAAAIQAVVVRDAPEVPPEDLPHDTDIEILEEPKEVEEEPSTHEEPEASLSEASSDSDASEPEPITAAVATEAESQPVTITEIVEAESKPATTTENIEAESEPATTTENIAAESEPATTTENIEAESEPSTTTEGAVEAKSKPVTITEAIPEVKASVPLTKADSTEPDSDTDLPTPLRPVTEDFTDLTEYHQQTVLEHITQEIPAGMAAFRSEMPLEVTSQVVSSTVYSTVFENQISQSEAFMEAPSIGMAGTVSQFGLEREASPLFGAECTAPVIPSECPIAPSECPVAALKSSLPQDDWAFLTEEPDEEEEVKKIWPDALQG; translated from the coding sequence ATGGTTGCTGGCATGGGAATGCCCCTGGCAGATCTGAGGGCCATTTATGAGCTCCTCTTTCGGGATGGCGTCATGGTGGCCAAGAAGGACAGGCGTCCCCAGTGCATGCACCCTGAGATCCAGGGGGTTGCTAACCTGAAGGTGATAAGGGCCATGGGCTCCCTCAAATCCAAAGGCTTTGTGCGGGAGACCTTTGCATGGAAGCATTCCTACTGGTACCTCACCAACGAGGGTATCGTGTACCTGCGGGACTACTTACGTCTGCCACCTGAGATCGTGCCCTCCTCCCTGCAGCGCGTGCGTCGCCCCGCGTCCACCCTGAACATGATGCGTCGGGCCAGCCGTGGAGTGGTCCAGACCGTGGAGGGCCCCCCCTTCTACGCCCCCAAACCCAGGGTCGGAAAGGAGAGCCAGCAGGGCATGATAGACCGCCAGGGCTACCGCCACAAGAGGGGACTCCCCGGCGAGGAGGAGGCCTCGGGTGTGAGGCTCGCAATGAGGTTTAGGGGCTCCTACCAGGGCCACGGACGCGGAGCTGTAGGGGAGCCTGGAGCTGAGACCCAGACTTTCTTCAGAAGAGGCCAAGGTTTCCACAGAGAGCAACAGCGTGTGCCAGAAGAGGGCCAGAGGAGAGACTTTGCTCCACGTGGCCCTGCTTATCCTCCTCCTCTGGAGGCTAGGCCTGTCAGATCCCCTGCCCCAGCTGGAGATGTCAAACCATTTGTGCCTGAAGTTCCTGCCCCTGCTCCTATTAAGCAAGAGAAGACCAAGGAAGTTGCTGTGCTCGTGCCTTTTGCAGAGATCATTGAACCAGTATTCATCCCTGCAGTGGAACCAGAGGCCCCAGCCCTAGAATTGGGTAAAGTCGTGGAGGAGGTGACAGTTGAGGAAGTGTCATTTGAGGCCCCCATGCCTGTTGAAGAGGCTGAGCCACAAAAGGAAGAGATCACCGCTGTGGAAGCGGCAGAGGTGCTCTCAGATGTGTGGGAACAGGAGGAGCCAAAGCCAGTTGTGGAGGAGATAAAAGAAGCAGCTGAAAAGGCCCCAGAGCCTGAGGTGGGTGAGGCCATTAAGGAGGAGGTCCTCAAGGCCACCGCACCTGTTGAAGAGTTTGAAGAAGAGCCCAAACAATCCACTGAAGGGTCTGCTGAAGAGTCCATCCAAGAGGTGGAAGATGTTGTTGAGAAAGTGACTGCCACGGAGATGGTGGTTGTTGAAGAAGCCGCTGCCATTCAGGCGGTGGTTGTCAGGGATGCCCCTGAAGTTCCTCCCGAAGACCTCCcacatgatactgatattgagATACTCGAAGAGCCCAAAGAAGTTGAGGAGGAACCATCCACTCATGAGGAGCCTGAGGCCTCTTTGTCTGAGGCTTCTTCTGATTCTGACGCCTCTGAGCCTGAACCAATCACAGCTGCAGTTGCTACTGAAGCCGAGAGTCAACCAGTTACAATCACAGAAATCGTTGAAGCTGAGAGTAAGCCAGCTACAACCACAGAAAACATTGAAGCTGAGAGTGAGCCAGCTACAACCACAGAAAACATTGCAGCTGAGAGTGAGCCAGCTACAACCACAGAAAACATTGAAGCTGAGAGTGAGCCATCTACAACAACAGAAGGCGCCGTAGAGGCCAAAAGTAAACCAGTTACAATTACAGAAGCCATACCGGAGGTTAAGGCCTCCGTCCCATTGACCAAAGCTGATTCCACTGAGCCAGACTCTGACACTGACCTTCCCACCCCTCTACGCCCAGTCACAGAGGACTTCACAGACCTCACAGAGTACCATCAGCAGACAGTGCTAGAGCACATCACTCAAGAAATACCCGCTGGTATGGCAGCCTTCAGATCTGAGATGCCACTTGAGGTAACCTCCCAGGTAGTAAGCTCCACAGTGTATTCCACAGTGTTTGAGAACCAAATCTCCCAGTCTGAGGCCTTCATGGAAGCCCCCTCCATTGGAATGGCAGGCACTGTCTCACAGTTTGGACTTGAGCGAGAGGCTAGTCCTCTCTTTGGGGCTGAGTGTACTGCCCCTGTCATCCCCTCTGAGTGTCCCATCGCCCCCTCTGAGTGCCCCGTTGCCGCTCTGAAAAGTTCCCTTCCCCAGGATGACTGGGCCTTTCTCACAGAGGAacctgatgaggaggaggaggtgaagaagaTCTGGCCTGATGCTCTACAAG